One Cucumis sativus cultivar 9930 chromosome 1, Cucumber_9930_V3, whole genome shotgun sequence DNA segment encodes these proteins:
- the LOC101207403 gene encoding PLASMODESMATA CALLOSE-BINDING PROTEIN 3: MSWVMPALAIGLLILAMTGHSSATWCVCRDGLPDTVLQKTLDFACGAGADCVPIHQNGGCYLPNTVKAHCSFATNSYFQRKGQAPGSCDFSGTAAVTTSDPSISGCAYPSSASPVNSGTIPVTGTPTTTNPGNGLTPTTNTPFGSTTPTGVLGGNGFGSGNNNGLEPSGVGGMNTDYNSGSRLQLTLIANVVGFLFTLLLCGHMV, translated from the exons GTGCAACGTGGTGTGTTTGTAGGGATGGATTGCCTGATACAGTTCTCCAAAAGACACTGGACTTTGCTTGTGGAGCTGGGGCTGACTGTGTCCCTATTCATCAAAATGGGGGCTGTTACCTTCCCAACACTGTTAAGGCTCATTGTTCCTTTGCTACTAATAGCTACTTTCAGAGGAAGGGTCAAGCTCCAGGTTCCTGTGATTTTTCTGGCACGGCAGCGGTCACCACTTCTGACCCGA GCATTTCAGGTTGTGCTTATCCTTCTAGCGCCAG CCCTGTAAACAGTGGCACTATTCCAGTAACTGGGACTCCAACCACCACCAACCCGGGCAATGGATTAACTCCCACAACCAACACCCCATTTGGTTCTACAACACCCACCGGCGTCCTCGGCGGTAACGGATTTGGTAGTGGCAACAACAATGGTCTAGAACCATCAGGGGTTGGCGGGATGAACACAGACTACAACAGCGGATCAAGACTCCAACTCACTCTAATTGCCAATGTAGTTGGTTTCTTATTCACTCTCTTGTTATGTGGGCATATGGTTTGa